The genomic segment CGTTGATTGTCATGTCCGACGGCCGCCACACGGCGGCGACGTCCCTGGAGGCCGCGCTGTCGCAGGCTCAAGCCCGTCGCGTGCCGATTCACACCATAGGAGTCGGGTCCTGGGAGCCGCAGCGTGACCTGCGCATTGATTCGGTCTGGCACGATGACGAGGTGTTTGTCCAGGACTCGGTGACGCTTCGCGTGCAAGTGGAGGCTCGCGGGGTTGATGCGGCACAGGATGCGACCGTCGAGCTGCGCGATGTGGAGAGCGGCACGCTGCTTTCTTCCTATCGCGGAGAATTAACCGCCAATCAGCGGCTGGCTTCGTGGGATTTGATCTACCGGCCGTCCGGGGTTGGGCGCCGATCGTTGGAAGTGCGCGTGCTGCCCGTCGCCGGCGAGCGAGACACCACGAACAACACGGCGATCGTTTCGATTCGCGCGCATGAGCAGAAGCTCCGCGTGCTGTATGTTGAGGGGTACCCGCGTTATGAATACCGTTTTCTAAAAAACCTGCTTGTTCGCGATCCGACGCTGGAGAGCAGTTGCCTTCTGCTGTCGGCGGCGCCGGGCTTCGCGCAGGAAGGACACCGCCCGCAGACTCGATTTCCGGCCAGTCCGGAAGAATTGCGAACCTACGACGTGGTGTTGCTGGGCGATGTCGATCTTCGCCGTGAGGATGCGATCAGCGGCACCCAGCAGGAATGGCTCGTGGAGTTTGTATCGGCGCTGGGTGGCGGCGTGGGGTTTTTGGCCGGGACGGATCACATGCCGCAGGTGGTTCGTCAGACAACATTGGAAAAGCTCCTGCCGGTGGCGCTGGATACGCAGTTGGCGGTGGGGCCGCAGCGAGCCGGCGAGGCGCAGTCCCCGCGGATCACCGCCGAAGGAGACGAGAGCGGATTGTTTCATTTCGCCGAGGATCGCGCCGCGCAGCGCGACATCGCGGCTGCGTTGCCGGGATGGCATTACGTGGCGCGGGTGCTTGGTGCGCAACCCGGTGCGAACGTGCTGGCGACGGTCGCCGGTGGCGCGGGGCCGTTCGAGGCGATGCCGGTCATTGTCATGGGACGATATGGCGCCGGTCGCACGCTCTTCGTCGGCACCGATGATCTTTGGCGCTGGCGCGAATACGGCGACGATGCGTACTACGAAACGTTCTGGCTCGGCGCGATCCGGGCGTTGGCGCGCGGCCGGAAGTTTGGATCGGACAGGCCTTGGCGGCTGGAGACCGATCGCAAGCGTTACGATCTGGGGGACCCTGTGCAGGTTCGTCTGACGTTGCGCGATGCGTCGATGCGATATCAGTTCGGTGATCTGGGCGTCGTCGTGCGCGATGCGCACGGCGCGGTGGATCGAGCCGGCCTGCAACTCAAGTTGCCCGGCAGCGGCGTCTGGGAAGGCACGTGGGAGGCATCGGTCGCCGGGACGCTGACGCTCGCGGTCGCGTCGGATGCCTTCTCCGGCGAGACCGAGCCGCCCAGTTGCTCGATTGAGGTGCAATCGATCGACCTGGAGCGGCGCGAACCTTCCGCGGATCGCCAGATGCTTGCCCGCATCGCCGAGCAAACCGGCGGCCGTGCATTCTGGTCGACCGATGATCTTTCGGAGCTTGCGAAGCTCATTCCGGATCGCAGCATTCAGACGCCCGCGGACATCGAGACGCCGCTATGGGATACGCGATTGATCGTTCTGGTGCTGACGAGTTTGCTGGCAACCGAATGGATTCTTCGGCGGGCATTGAGCCTTCCGTAACGAGTTATGGCGATGGGATCGAATCACGTGCCTGGGAACGATCTGCTTGCCCGTCTGGCAGGGGTGCGTCGACGCATTCGGTGGCTTCTGGCGCTGGAGGCCGTCGGGCGAATTCTGCTGGTCAGCGTGTTGTACGCGGTCGTCGTCGCCGGGGCCGACTGGTGGGTGCATTTCCCGGGGTATGCCCGGCTGATTTTTAATGCGACATTTGTCGTACTGATCGGTCGCTATGCCTGGCGTCGCGTCTATCGTCCGGCCACGGTGCCGATCCATCTCGATCAGATCGCGCTGATACTGCCCGAACTGCCTGGAGAACTGCGCGATCGCTTGGCGGCGAGCGTCGCGTACCTTGACCACGGCGGGGCGGGTTCGTCCGCCCTGTGGCAGACCGTCATTGAACAAACGAGCGATTCGCTCGGCCATGCGAGGTTGGCGCGCGGGATTCGACCGGAGCGGGCGCGTCGTTGGATGACGGCGGGCGTGTTGAGCGTGCTTGGGATGGCGGCTCTTGCGACGTGGCAGGGTCCGCTGGTGCGGGTGGGCCTCGCACGGTTGACAACTCCACTTGGTGATTCGGCGTGGCCGCGTCGCGTGGAGATCGTCCCACTGACGGGCGATGCGGTGGTGGCGGTGGGTGAGTCGTTTGAAGTGGCCATGCGGGTGGCGCGGGGCGAAAGCCGACTTCACCGCGTATACCTGAATCTGCACCTGCCGTTTGGTCGCATTCAACGCGAAGTGCTTCGCCGCGGAGCGGATGGCGTCTACCGCCGCACCCTGGATGCCATCCGCGCCGACGTGCAATACTCGTTCGCCTGCGGCGATCACGATTTGTCTGATTCGCCGTTTACGATCCGTGCCGCGACCCGGCCGGAGGTCGTCGCGCTGAACGCCGAGGTGTCACTCCCCTCGTACGCCGGTTCAATCGCACCCGAATTGCAAGCCGACACCGAGGAGGGATTTCATGCAATTCGCGGCGGATCGCTGCGGCTGCGCGCGACCTGCCATCTCCCGAGTGCCGCGCAACGTTCCAACGCGAGCGTCAAGCTGGAATTGGAGGACGGGCGCACCGTGGAAATGCACCACGGAGAGGAGGCGGAGTGGACCGCGACCCTGCTCGCGGAGGAATCGACTTCATTCGTTATCGAGCTTCGTGATGGACTGGGGTTGACGCCGCGCGACCGGCGGAGTTATCGACTCTTCGTCCGAGCGGATCAGCCGCCGTCGGCGCGGATCATTGAGCCGACCGGGGTGCTGGACATCACGCCGCGCGCTGAACTCGACTTGGTCGTTCACGCCGAGGACGACGTGGGTTTGACGGGCGTGCTGCTTGCCGCCTCGGTTGAGCGTGTGTCGGCGGAGAGGCAACCTTCCCAGTGGACCGCTGATCTCCTCGCCGAGGGAGTTGATCTGAAGACGGACGCGATTGCCGGTGCGACATCGATCGCGGAACCGGCGGCGGTCCAGCCAGCCGGTTCGACCGCATCGCCGCGGGAAGTACAACGGGCGTATCGCTGGTCGCTGGCGGAACTCAATGTGCAGCCGGGTGATTCGGTCATCTATCACGTCGAATCGCGCGATGCGTTCGTGCAGGACGGTTCGCCGCGCACGGTGCGCACGCTGCCTCAACGGCTGATTGTTCTCTCGCCACCGGATTTTGCCAAGCGGCTGCGCGACGAATTGCTGACGTCGCAGCGATCGCTTCGGCGCCTGTTGGCGGACATCGTTTCAATCGAAGGCCGCACGCGCGCATTGGAAGAAGCACAGGCGATATCACGAGCCACAACGCGACCGCTTGCGGCCGAGCTGCGCCGGGCGCGTCAGTCCGCCGCATTGATCCTGGATCGGCTTCAACTGGTCATCGACCGCGGCTATGCCAATCGGCTGGGTCACGACGATGCCGTTCAAATGACCCGCCGGGTTCATCAGGAAGTGTCGGAAATCTCGGACGAGTTTCTCGAACTTGCTGCCGTCGCGCTGGAAGCGATTCCGGACGAGCCGGAGGCATCGACCGCGACGCGTCTGGTCGTCACGGCCCTGGAGATGGAGAGCCGGGCGATCACGGGAATTCATGCGATCCTGGACCGGTTGGCGCGATGGAATGACTACGAGGAACTGGTTCGACGTGTGCGCGAATTGCAGGAGCGGCAGGAAGCGCTCATCCGCGTGGTGGCCGAGGCGGCTCGCGCAGCGCAGGACTTGAGAATTGACACGCTCGGCGGAGCGGGCAGCGGAGCCGAAGGCAACGGCGCGAACGCCCCGCGCGTGTTGGATACCGCGGCGCAAGACCAGCGACAGCTAAGCGCCGAAGCGACACGCCTGCTGCTAAGCATGAAGGACTTCGGGCGAGAGGTTGAGGGTGTGAAGCCTGCGCGGGTGGCAGCGCTGGAGGCGGCGGCCGACCTGGGGTATCGACACAACGTCGTCGGGCGCATGGAAGAAGCCGTGGCGGAGTTGAGCGCGGGCCGCGCCGGGCTGGCGGGCGACGCGCAAGCCGGTGCGGCCGCCGGATTGCGGGCGATGGTGGCTTTGTTGGAGGACGCACCGCAGCGGGAACTGTCGCTCCTGTCCAAGGCGCTGGCCGACGCGGCGGACCGGTTAAAGAAAATCATCCTCGCGCAGCGCGACTTGATCGGTCGGACGGAGTCCGCGCAGCCGGAATGGGCGCGCCTGGTCACGCGACAATCGACGCTCGCGCGGACAACCAGTGCGTTCTCGGCGGGTATCAAGGTGGCCGACTCGGAATCGGAGACGGTGCGCGAGCACACCGGCAAATCTTCGGAGGAGATGCTGGCCGCGGCGGACGGGTTGTCTGCGGGGGATGGGATCCGGGCTCGTACACGTCAGGATGCGGCGCTGGAGCTGCTGGAGACGGCGTTGCGTGTTCTGGAGCGTCGGCAAAGCGAAGCCGATCAGGCCGCGGCGGAGAAATCGCTGGCGGCGCTGGCCGAGCGATTGATCGCGATTCACCGGGAGCAGGGATTGATTCACACCGATACGCAGTGGTTCGCGTCGCGCAGCGCGGACGCGGCCCGCTTGACGCGCGCCGATGTGCTTCGCGCGGGGCAGCTTGTTCTGCGGCAGTCGACGCTGAAGGAACAACTGGAGGAAGCGCGGGAAAAGATGGCGGGCAGCATCGTCTTCAATCATGTTGCCGCACGCGTGGCACAGGATATGTCGGAATCGGCCGGATTGCTCGACGCGCGTGCGTGGGATGGCGCCTTGGCGGTGCAGGAGCGTATACTGGGGGCTCTGCGGCAACTGATCGGCGCCATCGAAACGCTTCCGCGTCCCGATCCGTCGAAGCAGTTTGCCGATGCGGCCGGCGCGGGGCAGTCCGCCGCGCAGCCGACGATGGAGCGGTTGATCCCGCCGCTGGCGGAATTGAAGGTGTTGCGGTCCATGCAACAGGCGCTGCATGAGCAGACGGTGCGCTGGGCAAGCGTGAAGGGGGAGAGCGAAGCCGATTCGCAGCGCCGGCACGAAGCGCTGCGGGCCGTGGGGACGGGGCAGCGAGAATTGCATGAACTGGCGACCCAATTGATCGAGCAGTCGGCTTCGCAGGGGAGCGCTCCATGACCAGAAAACCGAACGCGAGACTCAACGTCATGGCCGGGGCGCGCATGGTCGTGTTTATGGCACTGATTGGGGTGATGGCGGCGGTCGTGTTTGCCGCACAGGAGACCGGGCCGACCCATGCCGGAGAAGCTTGCTCGACGCCGCCGGCCTCGACCCAGCCGGTTGAGCATGAGAGCCACGCGACACGTGCCCCGGCTGCAACGCAATCATCCCGTGCATCGCGTGACGAGATGGTGCGGAAGCTGCTCGGCGGGGAATCGACGGTGGTCGATCAAGTCGATCGGATGCTTCAGGACATGGGCGAAGCTACGACGCGCCTCACGGCGCAGCTCGACGCCGGATCGGAGACCCAGGCGGCCCAGCGCCGGGCACTGGAGGGTCTCGACGTGCTGATTCGCCAGGCTGGAGAAAATCGACGCGCGTCGCCGCAAACGTCCCGCGTTCGTCCGCGTGGCGAGCGCGACGCGCAGCGCCGACGCACGCCGGATGAGCGGAAGCAAACGAATCAGGGCAAAGGGGGGCAGGCCCAGCGCGGCGGACCCGGTGCGGCGGGTGGCGCGGGCGAGGATTCGGCGAACAAGAAGGCGGCCAAGGCCGAGATGGTCCGCGGGTGGGGATACCTGCCTGGCCGGGAGCGTGACGAGGTCATTCAGGGGTTCGACGAAGAGTTCCTCGCGAAGTATCGTGAGCAGATCATGGAGTATTATCGGCGGCTGGCGGAAGCGGCTTCGGTGCAACCGGTGTCGGGTGAACCACGATGAAATCGACGCGAGGCATCATGGGGAACGCTGGGATGTCCATTGGAGCGATTCTCCTGCTCCCCGTTATCGCCACGGCGCAGGCGCCGACGTCGCAACCCGTTGCCACCGCGAAGCGCGCGGGGCGCGTGGATCGGCCGACTGTCGAGCAGGCTGCCGCGATTGAACGCGGGTTGAAATGGCTCGCCGAGCAGCAGAAGCCCGACGGCTCCTTTGGCAGCGGGTCACAATACGGGCGCCACGTGGGCATCACGTCGCTGGCGTGCCTTGCTTTCATGAGCGAGGGGAGCATGCCGGAGCGGGGGCGCTATGCGAAGAATGTCGATTCAGGTCTGGATTTCGTGCTCAAGGCCTGTTCGGAACAATCGGGCCTGATCGCGGCGGAGACGTCGTACGGCCCGATGTACGGCCACGGATTCGCGACGCTGTTTCTCGCCGAAGCCTATGGCATGTCGCATCGCGGCGACTTGCGCGAGAAGCTTCAAAAAGCCGTCGCGCTGATCGTTCGCACACAAAATGACCAGGGCGGCTGGCGGTATCATCCCGTCAAGGCGGATGCGGACATTTCCGTGACGATCTGCCAGGTCATGGCGCTGCGCGCGGCGCGCAACGCCGGCATCACCGTCCCGAAAGAAGTGATCGACAAGTCGATCAAGTATGTGCGTGAGAGCCAGAACCCCGACGGCGGGTTTCGCTACATGCTGGACTCGGCCGGCTCGATGTTCGCGCGGTCGGCCGCAGGCGTGGCGGCGCTGTATTACGCCGGCATGTACGACGATCCGGTGATCCGCAAGGGACTGGCGTACCTCAAAAAGTTCACGCCGGGTAAGACGGAAGAACAGACCCACTACTACTATGGGCATTACTATGCGGTGCAGGCGATGCACGTGGCGGGTGGGGAACATTGGGAGCAATGGTGGCCGGCGATTCGCGACGAGTTGCTCGCCAAGCAGTTGCCCGATGGCTCGTGGCGCGGCGAGGCGGGCACGGAGTATGGCACGGCGATGGCGCTGATCGTGCTTCAGGTGCCGCGTGGAAACCTACCGATTCTCCAGCGTTAGGAAATGCCTGACGGGGCCGCAGGTGACATGAGAATGAGGACGCTGATTCAAGACACCAGGCGGCGCCGGTCCGGGCTGGCGGCCTTGATTGCCCTGGGCGCGATGACGACCTTGGCGCGCGGCCAATCGGCGACCGTGTATACAATTGACGGCAGATCGCAGACGAACGCCCTGGTGTCTCTTGCGATTCCCGGCGGCGTGACGCTCGGGCGGGAGGGGGAGCATTCGACGTTCGACTGGAAGGACGTGGACCGGCTCGAACTGAATCCCCGCGGCGAGGCCGTGGCGGGGCCGTGGAGCGTGACCTGTTCCGACGGCAGCGTGTTGTTCGGCCGCATCGCGGGCGGTGGCGAAGACGCGGTGCGAATGGAACACGCGGCGCTTGGCGCGCTGTCGATCTCCCTGGAATACGTTGATTTCATCGACCGGCATGCGGCGCCGGGCGAGGTGATCGAGGCCGGTCGCGGCGACGGCGGGCGTGATCGCGCGGAAGATCGCATAATATTGACAAATGGAGACGTTATCAAGGGGTCGATCGCGCGGCTGACAAGCGAAGGCGTGGCGCTTCTGGCCAACGAGCGTGAGCGGCTCGTCGCCTGGAGCGTGATTCGTCGGGTGAGCCTTGCGGCGTTGCAATCGGGTACCGCGTCAGGAAAGCGCGAAACGTCCGGGGGAATTGCCGAAAGGCCCGGGGCGCTGGTGTGGTTGGTGGATGGCTCGATGCTTGTGGCGCGGCGAGCAACGTTGCGCGAAGCGTCGGTTCAGGTGGAATCGGCGCTGGGACAGACGATGGCGGCGCCGCGGGAAGCGGTTCGAACGATCGAGTCGACCGGTGGGCGTCGCGTATGGCTAAGCGAGGTGCCGCGGTCGAGCGCCCGCGCGATTCGTTATTTTGATCACTCGATGCCGCCGTCTTTTCCGGTGCCGGGAAACATCGAATCAATCAAGCTGGGCGGCGTCACACATTCGCGCGGTCTGCGGTTTGCAGGGGCGGGTCATCGCTCCTGGAATTTACAGGGTCAATTTGCATTGCTTCGCGCGAGCCTGGGCATGGAAGACGGGGCGGGACCGCTGGCTGATGCGGACGTGGTGATTCGCGTGGACGGTCGCCCCGTGATCGAGCATCGCGGCTTGCGGAGCGGCCAGCCGGCCCGGCCGGTGGAAGTCAATCTTGCCGGCGCGAAGGAACTGGAGATCGAGGTCGGCTTCGGCCGGCGCGGTCCGGTGCAGGATTGCGTCGTGCTGGTCAATCCTGCCTTGATAAAGCCGCAATGAAGTCTCTGGCCGCGGCGGCGTAGCGTCCGGCGTCTGGCCGGGCGGCGAGCTGTTCAGCAACCGACTTCGCGGCGGCCGCATCGTGGCTATAATACAAAAGTCGCGCGAGGGCGTAATGGCCGGCCGGGCTGTTGGCTCGATCCGGCGGGAGCGAGGCGAGCATCGCCTTGGCCGATACGATGTATTGGCGCTGCGCGTGCGACATGGAGATCGCAGCCGGCGGTCCGAGCAGTTCGATCAAATCGGCGTCTTCCCCGGATTTCAAAGCGAGCCAAACAGCCGCCCAATCCGCGAATCGGCGATGCTCGGTGGTTTCAAGCAGGGCCTCCCGCTGCGCGCGACACGCCGCGCGATCGCCCCGCACGGCCTGGGCCCAGGCAAGCCAGGCTTGCCGTTCCGGTGCCGCGAATGCGGCAGGCGGCGCCGTA from the Planctomycetia bacterium genome contains:
- a CDS encoding terpene cyclase/mutase family protein; protein product: MKSTRGIMGNAGMSIGAILLLPVIATAQAPTSQPVATAKRAGRVDRPTVEQAAAIERGLKWLAEQQKPDGSFGSGSQYGRHVGITSLACLAFMSEGSMPERGRYAKNVDSGLDFVLKACSEQSGLIAAETSYGPMYGHGFATLFLAEAYGMSHRGDLREKLQKAVALIVRTQNDQGGWRYHPVKADADISVTICQVMALRAARNAGITVPKEVIDKSIKYVRESQNPDGGFRYMLDSAGSMFARSAAGVAALYYAGMYDDPVIRKGLAYLKKFTPGKTEEQTHYYYGHYYAVQAMHVAGGEHWEQWWPAIRDELLAKQLPDGSWRGEAGTEYGTAMALIVLQVPRGNLPILQR
- a CDS encoding NPCBM/NEW2 domain-containing protein, producing MRTLIQDTRRRRSGLAALIALGAMTTLARGQSATVYTIDGRSQTNALVSLAIPGGVTLGREGEHSTFDWKDVDRLELNPRGEAVAGPWSVTCSDGSVLFGRIAGGGEDAVRMEHAALGALSISLEYVDFIDRHAAPGEVIEAGRGDGGRDRAEDRIILTNGDVIKGSIARLTSEGVALLANERERLVAWSVIRRVSLAALQSGTASGKRETSGGIAERPGALVWLVDGSMLVARRATLREASVQVESALGQTMAAPREAVRTIESTGGRRVWLSEVPRSSARAIRYFDHSMPPSFPVPGNIESIKLGGVTHSRGLRFAGAGHRSWNLQGQFALLRASLGMEDGAGPLADADVVIRVDGRPVIEHRGLRSGQPARPVEVNLAGAKELEIEVGFGRRGPVQDCVVLVNPALIKPQ